The following proteins are encoded in a genomic region of Gossypium hirsutum isolate 1008001.06 chromosome D05, Gossypium_hirsutum_v2.1, whole genome shotgun sequence:
- the LOC107907474 gene encoding pentatricopeptide repeat-containing protein At5g04780, mitochondrial, translated as MSNTWVSYLHAVLQLCARNKASIQGKACHARAIRFGLQEDTTTSNILINVYCKSGLLSSARKVFDGMPARSLVSWNTLIGSYAQNGEAHEALSLFKLMQRNGSSFSEFTISSVVCASVAICAVFVCKQLHGFAIKAAVDSNVFVGTALADVYAKSGLIKEASRVFESMQERSVVTWSCMVVGYVQNELFEEALLLFHRAQKMEVEHDHFILSSIICGCAGVAALIEGKQVHAIISKTGFCSNIFVASSLIDMYAKCGSVEEAYTVFTNVEDKNVVSWNAMISGFAKHARALEAMISFEKMQQMGLYPNEVTYISVLSAFSHMGLVDEAKSYFDLMITKHNISPNVIHYSCMVDTLGRAGMISEAYDLIQRMPFVATASMWGSLLACCRFHGNLEIAEIAAKHLFEMEPDNAGNYILLSNIYAANKKWEEVVRARKFLKENVVKNEKGKSWIAVKDKVHKFMVGEINHPRIAEIYSKLDSLVEEVKILGYKVETEHELHDVEESRKQELLKHHSEKLALSFGLLSLPASAPIRIMKNLRICGDCHSFMKHASSSTQREIIVRDINRFHHFRKGRCSCCDFW; from the coding sequence ATGTCTAATACGTGGGTTTCATATCTGCATGCCGTTTTACAGTTGTGTGCAAGAAACAAAGCATCCATCCAAGGCAAAGCATGCCATGCACGGGCAATCCGTTTTGGGTTGCAAGAAGACACTACAACATCCAACATTCTCATTAACGTGTATTGTAAATCTGGTCTTTTGTCCAGCGCCCGCAAAGTGTTTGATGGAATGCCTGCACGAAGCTTGGTTTCTTGGAATACCTTGATTGGTTCATACGCCCAAAATGGGGAAGCCCATGAAGCATTAAGTCTTTTCAAGCTTATGCAAAGGAATGGAAGCTCGTTTAGTGAATTCACCATTTCAAGCGTTGTTTGCGCCTCTGTTGCAATTTGTGCCGTTTTTGTGTGCAAACAACTGCATGGTTTTGCTATAAAGGCTGCTGTTGATTCAAACGTATTTGTGGGAACTGCATTGGCTGATGTTTATGCAAAGTCTGGCTTGATAAAGGAAGCTAGTCGGGTTTTCGAGAGCATGCAAGAGAGGAGTGTTGTTACATGGAGTTGTATGGTGGTTGGGTACGTTCAAAATGAGCTTTTTGAGGAGGCTTTATTGTTGTTTCATAGAGCTCAGAAAATGGAAGTAGAACATGATCATTTTATACTCTCTTCCATTATATGTGGATGTGCAGGCGTAGCTGCTTTGATTGAAGGAAAacaggtacatgccattatatctaAAACTGGATTTTGTTCTAACATATTTGTAGCTTCCTCTCTTATAGACATGTATGCTAAATGTGGTAGCGTCGAAGAGGCTTACACCGTCTTCACTAATGTAGAAGACAaaaatgttgtttcttggaatgcAATGATTTCTGGTTTCGCTAAACATGCGCGTGCCTTGGAGGCAATGATTTCATTTGAGAAAATGCAGCAGATGGGTCTTTACCCTAATGAAGTGACATATATTTCTGTGTTATCTGCATTTAGTCATATGGGTTTGGTTGATGAAGCAAAGAGCTACTTTGATCTCATGATAACAAAGCACAatatatcacccaatgtcattcACTATTCATGCATGGTAGATACTCTTGGTCGAGCAGGAATGATTTCTGAAGCTTATGATTTGATACAGAGAATGCCCTTTGTTGCCACTGCTTCTATGTGGGGTTCACTTTTAGCTTGTTGTAGATTCCATGGGAATCTTGAAATAGCTGAGATAGCAGCTAAGCATTTATTTGAGATGGAACCTGATAATGCCGGAAACTATATTCTGCTCTCGAATATATATGCTGCGAATAAAAAGTGGGAGGAAGTTGTAAGAGCAAGGAAGTTTCTTAAAGAAAATGTGGTGAAAAATGAAAAGGGTAAGAGTTGGATTGCAGTCAAAGACAaggtccataaatttatggttgGAGAGATAAATCACCCAAGAATTGCTGAAATTTATTCCAAATTAGATAGTTTGGTGGAGGAGGTGAAAATCCTTGGTTATAAAGTTGAGACTGAACATGAACTTCATGATGTGGAAGAGAGTAGAAAGCAAGAACTTTTGAAGCACCATAGTGAGAAACTAGCGCTTAGTTTTGGGCTGCTTAGCCTACCTGCTAGTGCCCCAATAAGAATAATGAAGAATCTCAGGATTTGTGGGGATTGTCATTCTTTTATGAAACATGCATCTAGCAGCACGCAGAGGGAAATCATTGTTAGGGATATAAACAGGTTTCACCATTTTAGAAAAGGTCGTTGCTCTTGTTGTGATTTCTGGTGA
- the LOC121217416 gene encoding uncharacterized protein, with protein MQKLRHLSVPHQTTLPKCSDNCDRCLPHLQTLSAITPNRETAALIIHYRFLNLIKLTLNSLDMGKTKKCLQCLYKLECLQKQKVINCAVFPIAGTFPTRLVKVTLVRTDLVADDVMRTLEKLGHLQVLRLQQDPLGGPSWK; from the coding sequence ATGCAAAAGCTGAGGCATCTTTCGGTGCCTCACCAAACTACGCTGCCTAAATGTTCTGATAATTGTGACAGATGTTTGCCACATCTCCAAACTCTTTCAGCAATAACTCCTAATAGAGAAACTGCAGCTCTCATCATTCATTACAGGTTTCTGAACTTGATTAAGTTGACCTTAAATAGCTTGGACATGGGGAAGACAAAGAAATGCTTGCAATGCCTCTACAAGTTGGAGTGTCTTCAGAAACAAAAGGTTATCAATTGTGCTGTGTTTCCAATAGCAGGGACATTCCCAACAAGACTGGTTAAGGTAACCTTGGTGAGAACCGACCTAGTTGCTGATGATGTAATGAGAACATTGGAGAAATTGGGTCATCTCCAGGTGCTGAGACTGCAA
- the LOC107907472 gene encoding LOW QUALITY PROTEIN: ADP-ribosylation factor 1 (The sequence of the model RefSeq protein was modified relative to this genomic sequence to represent the inferred CDS: inserted 1 base in 1 codon), translated as MGILFTKMFSNLFGNREARILVLGLDNAGXTTILYRLQMGEVVSTIPTIGFNVETVQYNNIKFQVWDLGGQTSIRPYWRCYFPNTQAIIYVVDSSDTDRLVIAKEEFHAILEEEELRGAAVLIFANKQDLPGALDDAAVTESLELHKIKNRQWAIFKTSAIKGEGLFEGLDWLSNTLKSGSG; from the exons ATGGGTATACTGTTTACAAAAATGTTCTCTAATCTGTTTGGAAACAGGGAGGCTCGGATCCTTGTTCTCGGCCTTGACAATGCTG AAACCACCATTCTCT ATCGACTCCAGATGGGTGAAGTTGTCTCGACAATTCCAA CAATTGGATTTAATGTCGAAACAGTGCAGTACAATAACATCAAATTTCAAGTGTGGGATTTAG GTGGACAGACAAGTATCAG GCCATATTGGAGATGCTACTTTCCAAATACTCAGGCTATAATCTATGTTGTTGACTCAAGTGACACAGATAGGCTGGTGATAGCTAAAGAAGAATTTCATGCAATCTTGGAG GAAGAGGAGCTGAGAGGAGCAGCAGTTCTTATTTTTGCAAATAAGCAG GATCTTCCAGGTGCACTTGATGACGCTGCAGTTACAGAGTCTTTGGAGTTACACAAGATAAAAAACCGACAATGGGCTATTTTTAAAACTTCAGCAATAAAAGGGGAAGGTCTTTTTGAAGGCTTGGATTG GTTGAGTAATACACTTAAATCCGGAAGCGGCTAA
- the LOC107907475 gene encoding uncharacterized protein At4g14100 gives MSCKNFLLYTTWFIVFINPSVEWPESNSIPTPTPTPWPEQFHALLCMKLYSGVHQITDLWYDWPKGRNVNLQQKQLGVYMYDVEWNNGTSFYYTKGINGTCQTIEFGVGIPRPDFLDGANYLGTQVKDGFLCNVWEKVDFIWYYEDVATKRPVRWDFYDGIITHVMTFEAGATLPDLVVQAPHYCFTAKPKREDV, from the exons ATGAGTTGTAAGAACTTCCTTTTATACACAACCTGGTTCATTGTATTTATAAACCCTTCAGTCGAATGGCCTGAGTCCAACTCGATCCCCACACCAACACCAACACCATGGCCCGAACAATTCCATGCACTTCTTTGCATGAAATTGTACTCCGGGGTTCACCAGATCACTGATCTCTGGTATGACTGGCCAAAAGGTCGCAATGTAAATCTGCAGCAGAAGCAGCTTGGGGTTTATATGTACGATGTAGAGTGGAACAATGGAACCTCCTTTTACTACACAAAGGGCATCAATGGAACATGCCAGACCATTGAATTTGGAGTTGGGATTCCTAGGCCTGATTTCCTCGATGGAGCTAACTATTTGGGGACACAAGTCAAGGATGGGTTCCTTTGTAATGTGTGGGAGAAAGTAGATTTTATTTGGTACTATGAAGATGTTGCTACTAAGAGGCCTGTTCGATGGGATTTCTATGATG GAATAATTACACACGTGATGACATTTGAAGCTGGTGCAACACTGCCAGATTTAGTGGTTCAAGCACCTCATTATTGTTTCACTGCCAAGCCCAAAAGGGAAGATGTGTAA
- the LOC107907476 gene encoding transcription factor MYB36 — MGRAPCCDKANVKKGPWSPEEDAKLKAYIEQYGTGGNWIALPQKIGLKRCGKSCRLRWLNYLRPNIKHGGFSEEEDNIICSLYISIGSRWSIIAAQLPGRTDNDIKNYWNTKLKKKLLGRRKQPSNIHRLSNQDPNDPHQPTGSDDNQFSQGLSNSAMERLQLHMQLQTLQNPFSFYNNPALWPKIHPLQEKMIQNMQASNGNPNLLMQPLLPPNPQPANEQSTVHQQDYPEISNTKGLEGLDNCLDGISPSDGSVPFGNGDNLMDSTSTAAAVQQVSSFQGELDVFLNNKSSTTGGYPQEDQMVNQLDCFRDINGSKDSLIWWPTDFDAKSASSNSWDSTSVLQSNGMFQDFELGYPM; from the exons ATGGGTCGAGCTCCTTGCTGTGACAAAGCCAACGTGAAGAAAGGACCATGGTCACCTGAAGAAGATGCTAAGCTTAAGGCTTATATCGAACAGTATGGCACTGGTGGCAACTGGATTGCTCTTCCTCAGAAAATTG GTCTTAAGCGATGTGGGAAGAGTTGCAGGTTGAGATGGTTGAATTATTTGAGGCCAAACATTAAGCATGGTGGATTCTCTGAGGAAGAAGACAACATCATATGCAGTCTCTATATAAGTATAGGAAGCAG GTGGTCCATAATTGCCGCACAACTGCCTGGAAGAACTGATAATGATATCAAAAACTACTGGAACACCAAATTAAAGAAGAAACTACTTGGGAGGCGCAAACAACCTAGTAACATCCATAGGTTATCGAATCAAGACCCTAATGATCCTCATCAACCTACTGGTTCAGATGATAATCAATTCTCTCAGGGTTTGAGTAACTCAGCCATGGAACGTCTTCAGCTTCATATGCAGCTCCAAACTCTTCAGAACCCTTTCTCTTTCTATAATAACCCTGCTTTATGGCCTAAGATTCACCCCTTGCAAGAAAAGATGATCCAAAACATGCAGGCTTCTAATGGAAACCCTAACCTTCTCATGCAACCTCTCTTGCCACCAAACCCTCAACCTGCAAATGAACAAAGTACTGTTCATCAACAAGATTATCCAGAAATCAGCAACACTAAGGGACTTGAAGGGCTTGATAATTGTTTAGATGGGATATCTCCATCAGATGGCTCAGTTCCTTTTGGCAACGGAGACAATTTGATGGACTCAACCAGTACTGCTGCTGCTGTTCAACAAGTTTCCAGCTTCCAGGGCGAGCTGGATGTGTTTCTCAATAACAAAAGTAGTACTACAGGTGGGTATCCTCAGGAAGACCAAATGGTTAACCAACTGGATTGTTTCAGAGACATCAATGGTTCAAAAGACAGCTTGATCTGGTGGCCTACTGATTTCGATGCAAAATCAGCTTCATCCAACTCTTGGGATTCAACTTCTGTTCTTCAATCCAATGGAATGTTTCAAGATTTTGAATTAGGTTACCCTATGTAG